Proteins encoded in a region of the Acomys russatus chromosome 14, mAcoRus1.1, whole genome shotgun sequence genome:
- the LOC127198214 gene encoding zinc finger protein 39-like yields the protein MTKPELIFNLEHGLGPWSAAGASVWNLSGVDKVSSLAQTIQENKDRHFWQIEINRNTSNEELVEAELKIHEEIHRGTKSYECEVCLEAIYLKSQYSTNQRFHMCENPCECKGCGEAFCSKSAFSHYQRLERGEKPHACIECGKTFYCKSHLTVHQRTHTGEKPYECTECTKAFYSKSQLNVHLRIHTGQKPYECKDCRKAFYRNSDLTVHQRTHTGEKPYECKVCRKAFYCNSQLTVHHRTHTGEKPYECQVCNKAFYCKSQLAVHHRTHTGEKPYQCKDCRKAFQCRSDLTRHQRTHTGERPYECKDCRKAFYRKSDLTVHQRTHTGEKPYECKECRKAFYCNSQLTVHQRQHTGEKPYECKDCGKAFQCKYELTRHQRTHTGEKPYVCIECKKAFYTKSDLSRHLKTHAGNKP from the exons ATGACCAAACCTGAGCTGATCTTCAACTTAGAGCACGGACTCGGGCCGTGGAGCGCGGCGGGTGCCTCGGTCTGGAACCTCTCAG GTGTCGACAAAGTGAGCAGCCTGGCTCAGACCATCCaggaaaataaagacagacatttCTGGCAAATTGAAATCAACAGGAATACATCAAATGAAGAACTGGTTGAA GCAGAACTAAAGATTCATGAGGAAATCCACCGGGGGACAAAATCCTATGAATGTGAAGTATGTTTGGAAGCGATTTACCTGAAGTCACAGTACAGCACAAATCAGAGGTTTCACATGTGTGAGAACCCATGCGAGTGTAAGGGTTGTGGAGAAGCATTCTGTTCTAAGTCCGCCTTCAGTCACTATCAGAGGCTCGAGCGAGGGGAGAAGCCCCATGCGTGTATAGAATGTGGGAAAACCTTCTACTGCAAGTCCCACCTCACTGTGCATCAGAGGACTCACACAGGCGAGAAGCCCTACGAGTGTACGGAGTGCACGAAAGCTTTCTACAGCAAGTCACAGCTCAACGTACACCTGAGAATCCACACAGGCCAGAAGCCCTATGAATGCAAGGACTGCAGGAAAGCGTTCTACCGCAACTCAGACCTCACTGTACATCAGAGAACTCACACAGGCgagaagccctatgaatgtaAAGTGTGCAGGAAAGCTTTCTACTGCAACTCACAGCTCACGGTGCATCACAGGACTCACACAGGCGAGAAGCCTTATGAGTGTCAAGTATGCAATAAAGCTTTCTACTGCAAGTCACAACTCGCGGTCCATCACAGGACTCACACAGGCGAGAAGCCTTATCAATGTAAAGACTGCAGGAAGGCGTTCCAGTGCAGGTCAGACCTCACTCGACATCAGAGAACTCACACTGGCGAGAGACCGTATGAATGCAAGGACTGCAGGAAAGCGTTCTACCGCAAGTCAGACCTCACTGTGCATCAGAGAACTCACACAGGCgagaagccctatgaatgtaAAGAGTGCAGGAAAGCTTTCTACTGCAACTCACAGCTCACGGTGCATCAAAGACAACACACAGGGGAGAAGCCTTACGAGTGTAAAGACTGCGGGAAAGCCTTTCAGTGCAAGTATGAACTCACTCGACATCAGAGAACACACACAGGTGAGAAACCTTATGTGTGTATAGAATGCAAGAAAGCTTTCTATACCAAGTCAGATCTCTCTCGACATCTgaaaacacatgcaggcaacaaGCCCTGA